In Hamadaea flava, a genomic segment contains:
- the rbfA gene encoding 30S ribosome-binding factor RbfA, whose amino-acid sequence MSDPAKVRRHAERVRELVASAVRTQIKDPRLGMITITDARLTADLREATIFYTVLGDAEAKAGTAAALDSAKGMLRGSVGRALGLRHSPSLTFVLDDVQQHVKHIDDLLAEARVRDQEVHKLAEGAEYAGEPQPYKVEEDEESDDLDVDLDEAEDAAARR is encoded by the coding sequence ATGTCCGATCCTGCCAAGGTGCGCCGGCACGCCGAGCGAGTCCGGGAACTGGTGGCGTCAGCGGTGCGGACGCAGATCAAGGACCCGCGGCTGGGCATGATCACGATCACCGACGCCCGGCTGACCGCCGACCTGCGCGAGGCCACGATCTTCTACACCGTGCTCGGCGACGCGGAGGCCAAGGCCGGCACCGCCGCCGCCCTGGACAGCGCCAAGGGCATGCTGCGGGGCTCCGTCGGCCGCGCGCTGGGCCTGCGCCACTCGCCGTCGCTGACCTTCGTCCTCGACGACGTCCAGCAGCACGTCAAGCACATCGACGACCTGCTGGCCGAGGCGCGTGTGCGCGACCAGGAGGTCCACAAGCTCGCCGAAGGCGCCGAGTACGCGGGTGAGCCGCAGCCGTACAAGGTCGAGGAGGACGAGGAGTCCGACGATCTCGATGTCGACCTCGACGAGGCTGAGGACGCGGCGGCGCGCCGCTGA